Proteins from a genomic interval of Erwinia sp. SLM-02:
- a CDS encoding flavin reductase family protein produces MSRSRHSYRPEQGHGLPHDPLNAIIGPRPIGWISSQNAAGQRNLAPYSFFNCFSYRPPIIGFASSGWKDSVANIVETGEFVWNLATRSLAEAMNESSASLPRGEDEFIHAGLTALPGTRVNVSMVAESPVNFECRLTQCIQLQDAQGGLLDSWLVLGEAIAIHIDSDLLDNGIYQTARAEPILRAGGPSAYYGISDAQRFDLFRPDARVK; encoded by the coding sequence ATGTCACGATCACGCCATTCTTACCGGCCGGAACAGGGGCACGGTCTGCCCCACGACCCGCTGAATGCCATTATCGGCCCGCGCCCGATCGGCTGGATCAGCTCGCAGAATGCCGCCGGGCAGCGCAACCTCGCACCGTACAGCTTCTTTAACTGTTTCAGCTACCGGCCGCCGATTATCGGCTTTGCCAGCAGCGGCTGGAAAGACAGCGTGGCAAACATCGTTGAAACCGGCGAATTTGTCTGGAATCTGGCCACGCGATCGCTGGCAGAGGCGATGAATGAAAGCTCGGCCTCGCTGCCGCGTGGGGAAGATGAGTTCATCCACGCCGGGCTGACCGCCCTGCCCGGCACCCGGGTCAACGTCAGCATGGTGGCGGAAAGCCCGGTCAACTTCGAGTGCAGGCTCACCCAGTGCATCCAGCTGCAGGACGCGCAGGGCGGGCTGCTGGACAGCTGGCTGGTGCTGGGGGAAGCCATCGCCATTCACATCGACAGTGACCTGCTGGACAACGGCATCTACCAGACCGCCCGCGCAGAACCGATCCTGCGCGCCGGTGGCCCCAGCGCGTATTACGGCATCAGCGATGCGCAGCGATTTGACCTCTTCCGCCCCGATGCACGCGTGAAGTAG
- a CDS encoding PadR family transcriptional regulator has product MKERLHPTELNVDESKKGSDVGKNQVRRGKAFTRTELVLLVLHLIRLNPTHGYEVITSIRDYSQGVYRPSPGVIYPILTSIEDEKYATTIESGGGKKQYSLTDAGEAFLARHHEALRDTLIKMKKLVVSQTQKDPLIEEAFEKLKFSLRTLTTNRTINTDERAAIVAAIIEASEKIRRI; this is encoded by the coding sequence ATGAAAGAGAGACTTCATCCCACTGAATTAAACGTCGATGAGTCAAAAAAGGGGAGCGACGTCGGCAAAAATCAGGTTCGCCGCGGCAAGGCCTTTACCCGCACGGAACTGGTCCTGCTGGTACTGCATTTGATACGACTGAATCCGACGCACGGATATGAAGTGATCACCTCGATCAGGGACTACTCGCAGGGCGTATACCGTCCCAGCCCCGGCGTCATCTACCCGATTCTGACCTCGATTGAAGATGAGAAATATGCCACGACCATTGAGAGCGGCGGCGGTAAAAAGCAGTATTCTCTGACCGATGCGGGCGAAGCGTTTCTCGCCCGGCATCATGAGGCGCTGCGCGACACGCTGATAAAAATGAAAAAGCTGGTGGTCAGCCAGACGCAGAAAGACCCGCTGATTGAAGAGGCGTTTGAAAAGCTGAAATTCAGCCTGCGCACGCTGACAACAAACAGAACCATTAACACCGACGAGCGTGCGGCGATTGTTGCGGCGATTATTGAAGCCAGCGAAAAAATACGGCGAATATAA
- a CDS encoding efflux RND transporter periplasmic adaptor subunit, with product MQLRIVSLLTLFCLAGCDNVTSSAPAPGVTEVGVVTLKATRFTLTSDLTGRTTATQTAEVRPQVGGLIQKRLFTEGAEVKAGQALYQIDAASYKATWQQAAAALKSAQALVISDCQKAKRYAGLVQYQGVSQQDADDAQSTCDQDRASVAEKKAALDSARVNLDWTTVTAPIAGRIGISAVTPGALVTAGQDTVLATIRSLDSMYVDLTRSSVELLNLRKRALASDGNTLNVTLTLEDGTTYPEKGRLELTEVAVDEATGSVTLRAVFPNPNHVLLPGMFVHALVDEGVLENALLAPQQGITRDAKGNATALVVNAENKVEQRDVVTADATGTSWLIEKGLQAGDRLLVEGSDKVAAGDSVKPVEVTRSEGAN from the coding sequence ATGCAATTACGCATAGTCTCGCTGCTGACCCTTTTTTGCCTGGCCGGCTGCGATAATGTCACCTCCAGTGCCCCTGCCCCCGGTGTGACCGAAGTCGGAGTCGTCACGCTGAAAGCCACCCGCTTTACCCTGACCAGCGACCTGACCGGGCGCACCACCGCCACCCAGACGGCAGAAGTCAGACCGCAGGTGGGTGGGCTTATCCAGAAGCGCCTGTTCACCGAAGGGGCGGAAGTGAAAGCCGGACAGGCGCTGTATCAGATCGACGCCGCCAGCTATAAAGCCACCTGGCAACAGGCTGCCGCCGCGCTGAAAAGCGCTCAGGCGCTGGTCATTAGCGACTGCCAGAAAGCCAAACGCTATGCCGGACTGGTGCAGTATCAGGGGGTATCACAGCAGGATGCCGACGATGCGCAATCCACCTGCGACCAGGATCGCGCCAGCGTGGCGGAAAAAAAGGCGGCGCTGGACAGCGCGCGCGTTAACCTCGACTGGACCACCGTCACCGCCCCCATCGCGGGCCGCATCGGTATTTCCGCCGTGACGCCGGGTGCACTAGTCACCGCCGGGCAGGACACGGTGCTGGCGACCATCCGCAGCCTCGACAGCATGTACGTAGACCTGACCCGCTCCAGCGTAGAGCTGCTCAATCTGCGCAAGCGCGCGCTGGCCAGCGATGGCAACACGCTTAACGTGACCCTGACGCTGGAAGACGGCACCACCTACCCGGAAAAAGGCCGGCTGGAACTGACCGAAGTGGCGGTGGATGAAGCCACCGGCTCGGTCACGCTGCGCGCCGTGTTCCCGAATCCAAATCACGTTCTGCTGCCGGGCATGTTCGTTCATGCCCTGGTGGATGAAGGCGTGCTGGAAAACGCCCTTCTCGCGCCGCAGCAGGGCATTACCCGCGATGCCAAAGGCAACGCCACCGCGCTGGTCGTGAACGCAGAGAACAAAGTCGAACAGCGCGACGTGGTCACCGCCGACGCAACCGGCACAAGCTGGCTGATCGAGAAAGGCCTGCAGGCGGGCGACCGCCTGCTGGTTGAAGGCAGCGATAAAGTCGCCGCCGGCGACAGCGTGAAGCCGGTTGAAGTCACCCGCAGCGAAGGAGCGAACTGA
- the rlmF gene encoding 23S rRNA (adenine(1618)-N(6))-methyltransferase RlmF, with protein MKTPAEKNVLHPRNRHRGRYDFAALIACHPALAQFVAVNNWGSESIDFANPEAVKTLNQALLHHFYGLAHWDIPEGFLCPPVPGRADYVHHLADLLAEDNQRAVPREINVLDIGCGANLIYPIIGHSEYQWRFTGTEVNPQAMSAANGIIAANPGLNRAIRLRRQKDSSTIFGGIIHKNELYHATMCNPPFHASAADAREGSQRKLRNLGLDRNAPLNFGGQQDELWCEGGEKAFIGRMIAESADFARQCIWFTSLVSRRENLPELWRALEEADVAAVRTIDMAQGQKQSRFIAWSFMEQPQRTRLLGK; from the coding sequence ATGAAAACCCCTGCCGAGAAAAATGTTCTCCACCCGCGTAACCGCCACCGCGGACGCTATGATTTCGCTGCGCTGATCGCCTGTCATCCGGCGCTGGCGCAGTTTGTTGCCGTGAATAACTGGGGCAGCGAGTCGATTGATTTCGCCAACCCGGAAGCGGTGAAAACCCTGAACCAGGCGCTGCTGCACCATTTCTACGGGCTGGCCCACTGGGATATTCCGGAAGGCTTCCTCTGCCCGCCGGTGCCGGGCCGCGCGGACTATGTTCACCATCTGGCCGACCTGCTGGCGGAAGATAACCAGCGCGCGGTGCCGCGTGAAATCAACGTGCTGGATATCGGCTGCGGGGCTAACCTGATCTATCCGATTATCGGCCACAGCGAGTATCAGTGGCGCTTTACCGGCACCGAGGTCAACCCGCAGGCGATGAGCGCTGCCAACGGCATTATCGCGGCAAACCCGGGCCTGAACCGCGCCATTCGTCTGCGTCGTCAGAAGGACAGTTCGACGATCTTCGGCGGTATTATTCATAAAAATGAGCTGTATCACGCCACAATGTGTAACCCACCGTTCCACGCCTCCGCCGCCGACGCGCGCGAAGGCAGCCAGCGCAAGCTGCGTAATCTGGGGCTGGACCGCAATGCGCCGCTGAACTTCGGCGGGCAGCAGGATGAGCTGTGGTGTGAGGGCGGTGAAAAGGCGTTTATTGGCCGGATGATCGCGGAAAGCGCTGATTTCGCCCGCCAGTGCATCTGGTTCACCTCGCTGGTTTCCCGCCGTGAGAACCTGCCGGAGCTGTGGCGCGCGCTGGAAGAGGCCGACGTGGCCGCCGTGCGCACCATCGATATGGCCCAGGGTCAAAAGCAAAGCCGCTTTATCGCCTGGAGCTTTATGGAACAGCCACAGCGCACGCGCCTGCTGGGCAAGTAA
- the ybiO gene encoding mechanosensitive channel protein yields MPGLTSPLRYLLQALLLMVCSTFLSAGHAVTLPAAAVAAQSQQTTTAAETAPPDADEKRAAWAALANILDNDQSRQQLIEQLRKASEPPAAPADPVLTPPEEEEDKTVLQSVTDVSRQFGGEFASRLQTLQRNIVDAPHKPFNQQTFFNALSHFAMLAAALFAFYWLTRWAASPLYRRMGAWGRRKNSERTSWLHLPAMIAGAFVIDLLLLALALFVGQILSDNMNAGSRTIAYQQGLFLNAFALVEFFKAVLRLMFCPRFPQLRFFHLTDDRAIYWSTRISWLSGLIGYGLLVIVPIVSNQVNVQVGAVINVLVMGLVTVWALYLIFHNRRNIQLELTRLADRSLAFFAFFIRAFALVWHWLASAYFIALFLFSLFDPGNSLKFMMSASVRSLAIIAIGALVSGMLTRWINKTVVLSPELRRNYPELQQRVNGWLSAMLKLARVISVFAVTLMLLNAWHLFDLWHWLTVGAGEKLVDILIRIVVILFFSAVGWTLLASLIESRLASDSHGRPMPSARTRTLLTLFRNALAVVISTITIMIVLSEIGVNIAPLLAGAGALGLAVSFGSQTLVKDIITGVFIQFENGMNTGDLVTIGPITGTVERMSIRSVGVRQDTGAYHIIPWSSITTFANFVRGIGSFVANYDVDRREDTDRVNATLQAAVRELLEDKTIRGMVIGEPSFAGLVGLTNQAFTVRVSFTTQPLKQWTVRFALDGMVKKHFDAAGIKVPYQTVQVMQSGNDVAGAAGVQAALPAPE; encoded by the coding sequence ATGCCCGGACTCACTTCCCCACTGCGCTATCTGTTACAGGCTTTGCTGCTGATGGTCTGCAGCACGTTTCTGTCAGCAGGCCACGCCGTGACCCTGCCCGCCGCTGCCGTCGCCGCCCAGTCGCAGCAGACGACAACCGCCGCAGAAACCGCGCCGCCTGATGCGGATGAAAAGCGCGCCGCGTGGGCCGCACTGGCCAATATTCTGGATAACGACCAGTCGCGCCAGCAGCTGATAGAACAGCTGCGCAAAGCATCAGAACCCCCGGCAGCCCCCGCCGACCCGGTCCTGACGCCGCCGGAAGAAGAGGAAGATAAAACCGTCCTGCAGAGCGTCACCGACGTCAGCCGCCAGTTCGGCGGTGAGTTCGCCTCCCGGCTGCAAACCCTGCAGCGCAATATCGTCGATGCCCCCCACAAGCCGTTTAATCAGCAGACCTTTTTCAACGCGCTCAGCCACTTTGCCATGCTGGCAGCCGCGCTGTTCGCCTTTTACTGGCTGACGCGCTGGGCGGCATCTCCGCTGTACCGGCGGATGGGGGCATGGGGACGCCGTAAGAACAGCGAACGGACCAGCTGGCTGCATCTGCCCGCGATGATCGCCGGGGCCTTTGTCATCGATCTGCTGCTGCTGGCGCTGGCGCTGTTCGTCGGGCAGATACTCAGCGACAACATGAACGCCGGCAGCCGCACGATTGCCTACCAGCAGGGACTGTTTCTGAACGCCTTTGCCCTGGTTGAGTTCTTTAAGGCCGTGCTGCGGCTGATGTTCTGCCCGCGTTTTCCCCAGCTGCGCTTTTTCCATCTTACCGACGACCGCGCCATCTACTGGAGCACCCGCATCAGCTGGCTGAGTGGCCTGATCGGCTACGGCCTGCTGGTGATTGTGCCAATCGTCTCGAACCAGGTGAATGTGCAGGTCGGCGCGGTGATCAACGTGCTGGTCATGGGGCTGGTGACGGTGTGGGCGCTCTATCTGATTTTCCACAACCGTCGCAACATCCAGCTGGAGCTGACGCGGCTGGCGGATCGCTCGCTGGCCTTTTTCGCATTTTTTATTCGCGCCTTTGCGCTGGTGTGGCACTGGCTGGCCAGCGCCTACTTTATCGCCCTGTTCCTGTTTTCCCTGTTCGACCCCGGCAACAGCCTGAAGTTTATGATGTCCGCCAGCGTGCGATCGCTGGCAATCATCGCCATCGGCGCGCTGGTTTCCGGCATGCTGACCCGCTGGATCAATAAAACCGTGGTGCTTTCCCCCGAACTCCGCCGTAACTATCCCGAACTTCAGCAGCGGGTTAACGGCTGGCTGTCGGCGATGCTCAAACTGGCGCGGGTGATCAGCGTGTTTGCCGTCACGCTGATGCTGCTGAATGCCTGGCACCTGTTCGACCTCTGGCACTGGCTCACCGTGGGGGCGGGCGAAAAGCTGGTCGATATTCTGATCCGCATCGTGGTGATCCTGTTCTTCTCTGCGGTAGGCTGGACGCTGCTCGCCAGCCTGATTGAGAGCCGGCTGGCCTCGGATTCCCACGGCAGGCCAATGCCCAGCGCGCGGACCCGCACCCTGCTGACGCTGTTCCGTAACGCGCTGGCGGTGGTCATCAGCACCATCACCATTATGATTGTGCTGTCTGAGATCGGCGTCAATATCGCCCCGCTGCTGGCCGGTGCCGGGGCGCTGGGGCTGGCGGTGTCCTTCGGTTCGCAAACGCTGGTCAAAGATATTATTACCGGCGTGTTTATCCAGTTTGAAAACGGCATGAATACCGGGGATCTGGTGACGATTGGGCCAATTACCGGCACGGTGGAAAGGATGTCGATTCGTTCCGTCGGCGTCCGTCAGGATACCGGGGCCTACCACATTATTCCGTGGTCTTCGATCACCACCTTTGCCAACTTCGTGCGCGGTATCGGCTCGTTCGTGGCGAACTACGACGTGGACCGGCGCGAGGATACCGATCGGGTCAACGCCACGCTGCAGGCGGCGGTCAGGGAGCTGCTGGAGGATAAAACCATTCGCGGGATGGTGATCGGCGAACCGTCGTTTGCCGGGCTGGTCGGCTTAACCAATCAGGCGTTTACCGTGCGCGTGTCGTTCACCACCCAGCCGCTGAAGCAGTGGACGGTGCGATTCGCGCTGGACGGCATGGTGAAAAAGCACTTCGATGCCGCTGGGATCAAAGTGCCTTACCAGACGGTGCAGGTGATGCAGAGCGGCAACGATGTCGCCGGGGCCGCGGGCGTACAGGCGGCGCTGCCCGCTCCGGAGTAG